From the genome of Leptotrichia sp. oral taxon 847:
ATTGAGTTATAAAAAATTGTCTGAAAAAATGAGAATTTCAGAGAGTGGATTTAATAAGAAAATAAATGGAAAGTATTTTTTTACACAGGAAGAAATATTTTTGTTGAAAAAGATATTGAAATTAAAAAATTCTGAATTAATAAAGATATTTTTTTAAATAAATATATTGCAATAAAAGAAAAATAATATTAAAATTATAGGGTAGAATGATACTGCCCTATAGCTAGATTTTAGAATGGGGAAGAAATGGCAAAAAATAGAACTAAGAAAGGAAATGGTAGAGGTAGTATAACAAAAACTAAAAAGAATAAACCTTACTGGGTACGAGTTACAGACCCAGTAACAAAAAAACGAGTATCGTTAGGACTGTATAAAACGAAAAAAGAAGCACAGCAAAAATTAGATGAATATTTATTTAATCCTTATAATTTAGAAACACATACAATGACATTTTAGGAAATATTCAATTTATTTAAAGGAGCTCAAGAAAAAAATGTTGCTAAGGCAACTTTTAAATCTTATATAAACAGTTATAAGAGATGTAAACCATTATATAACCTGGTATTTAGGGATATAAAAGCTCCACAATTACAAAGTCTTATAAATAATTTAAATTGTAGCAAAGGAACAAAAAGTATTACTAAAGGATTTTTAAGTGTACTTTATAAATATGCTATAGAAATGGAAATACTAACTATAAATAGAGCGGAACATATAAAATTACCAAAAGAAAACAAACATAAAGAAATAAATATATTTAATGGTTATGATATTAAAAAACTGTGGGATAATATTAAAATCGATTGGGTAGAATACATTTTAATTATGATTTATACAGGAATGCGGATTGGGGAAGCTGTTAATTTAAAAAAAGAGAATGTTGACTTGATAAATGGAATCATATCTGGTGGAAATAAGACAGAAAAAGGAATGAATAGAAAAATACCGATTCGTGATGATATTTACCCAATCATACAAAATCTTTATGAAAATAGTCCTACAGATTATTTATTTTACAATAAGAATTGGGTATTTAAGAAAAAAAATAATGAAAATAAGCCAATTCGAGAAAATTATTTTCGTGAAAAATTTTATAAAACACTTGAAACATTAGGGATGGAAAAACATCAAACTCACGATTGCAGAAAAACATTGGCATCTTTTATGAGAAAATATCAATTAAATGAAGTTCAAATAACAGATATATTAGGACACGAAAGTATAAACACAACAATAGATTATTATATTAAAAAAGAAGATGAACAGGAATTAAAAAAATCAATTAACAGAATAGATTTTTTAAGGATGTAGTATAAAAATATTATTTAAAAGTCTAAAAATCATACTTTGAATATATCAAAAAAGGTAACCAATAGGTAACCAATGCATAAGGTAAATGGTTATTTTGACAAAATTTAAATACTTTATAATAAAAATTAGTACTTATCAACTCTCATAAGAAAAATTATCTCAAACTACTGTATTATTTGGATTAGTAGGAAGAATAGCTATAAAAAAATATGCTACCCTTGTGATAGCATATTTAAAAAGGAGTTATGAAGAAAAAAGTTTTCACTTTTTCTATTGGTCACCGATAATTATATACTA
Proteins encoded in this window:
- a CDS encoding transcriptional regulator, translating into MNLESKKEMYNILKEKIRDKKLSYKKLSEKMRISESGFNKKINGKYFFTQEEIFLLKKILKLKNSELIKIFF
- a CDS encoding tyrosine-type recombinase/integrase is translated as MEILTINRAEHIKLPKENKHKEINIFNGYDIKKLWDNIKIDWVEYILIMIYTGMRIGEAVNLKKENVDLINGIISGGNKTEKGMNRKIPIRDDIYPIIQNLYENSPTDYLFYNKNWVFKKKNNENKPIRENYFREKFYKTLETLGMEKHQTHDCRKTLASFMRKYQLNEVQITDILGHESINTTIDYYIKKEDEQELKKSINRIDFLRM